Within Mucilaginibacter inviolabilis, the genomic segment GGTGATGCGCATAATCATCAATATAAATATGTTGTTGTGTTTTTACAATATACTCAAACCGGCGTTTAACACCCTTGAATGAACCTAGTGCGCTTTTTATAGCATCGGTATTGATATCCAATCGCAAAACAGCTTCAATTGCTGCAACCGCGTTCTCTACATTGTGCGTGCCGGCTATACCCATTCTGATGTTAGAAATAGTAACATCGGCATTGACAAAATCGAAATAAAAATCACCGTTTTCAATGCGTACGTTGGCGGCATGCGCATCCGCGGCAGCATCATTAAGCGCGTAAGTATAACCGGTGTCTAAAGGCAAGCCTTTTTTATGAACTAGCGTACCGCCACTTTTTATTTGTGAAGCGAACAACTGGAACGACTCGGTTAAATGAGCGTGATCGCCATAAATATCCAGGTGATCGGCATCCATCGAAGTAATGATGGCCACATCCGGGAACAAGGTAAGGAACGAACGATCGTATTCATCGGCCTCTACCACCATCACATTGCTTTTACCATACAGTACATTGCTTTGATAATTGGACGATATACCTCCTAAAAATGCAGAACAGTCATTACCCGAATCTTTCAGAATATGTGCCACCATGGTTGAGGTGGTTGTTTTACCATGCGTACCCGCAACTGCTATAGTAAAGGAACTCTTACTGATCAAACCCAAAACCTGCGACCGCTTAAACAGCTCAAAGCCCTTATTTTTAAAATAGTTTAAGATAACCGAATCCTTGGGAACAGCAGGTGTATAAATAACCAGGGTATCATCGCAGAGCTGCTGAAAACTTAATGGAATCCAATCGGCGCGGTCATCAAAAATGATCTGTATACCTTCGTTGTGCAAATCGTTGGTCAGATCTGTCGAGGTTTTATCATAACCGCAAACAACACAACCTAAATGATGGAAATAACGAGCCAGGCCGCTCATCCCGATGCCGCCTATACCTATGAGGTAAACTCTTTTAATGTTATGCAGGTCCATTGTTTTAATTTTAAAAAAGGCCCTCCTCTTTTGGGGAGAAGGAGGACCATAATTTTAATTGTTGTTGTTTATTGTTATTTTTAATAGCTCACGGGCAATAACCTCATCAGCATCAGGCATAGCCATCTTGCCTATATTAGTACCCAATTTCTTTTGTAAATTCCTATCGTTTAATAATTCAATTGCTTTATCAACCAGTTTTTCTTCGGCATCCCTGTCAGCCAGAAAAATAGCTGCGTCTTCTTCAACCAGTGCCAGTGCGTTTTTAGTCTGATGGTCTTCGGCCACATTTGGCGAAGGCACCAGGATCACTGGTTTTTTAACCATACATAACTCTGCAATAGTACCCGCCCCTGCGCGTGATATAATAATATCGGCAGCGGCATAAGCCAGATCCATACGGGTTAAAAACTCCCTGATTTTCACATCCGGGTGATGATCTTCACCTAATTTTTCAATGATCTGTTTATAATAATACTTGCCGGTTTGCCATATCACCTGTACATCGGCAGCAATCAATTTATCTAAACCGGCAGCTGTACTATTATTTAGTGTACGTGCACCAAGGCTTCCCCCGGTTATTAATACTGTTTTTTTAAATGCCGAAAGCTTAAATAGCTCCAGCGCCTGCATATGCTTACCAGCCACATTCACCGAATCGCGGCGAATAGGGTTACCCGTTTTAATAATTTTTTCGGCAGGGAAAAACTTATCCATTCCATCAAAAGCCACGCATATTTTTTTTGCGTTTTTTCCCAGCCACTTATTGGTGATACCCGCATAGGAATTTTGTTCCTGTATGAGGTAAGGTATATTCTTGAGCGAGGCTGCGTACAACAAGGGACCCGAGGCATAGCCCCCAACTCCAACCGCTGCATCCGGTTTAAAATCTTTAATAATCTTAAGCGCCCGGCGCACGCTGTTCATCAGCTTAATAGGAAACATCACGTTTTTCCAAACTGATTTGCGCTGTATGCCCTGAATATCCAAACCAATGATCCTATAGCCGGCAGCCGGAACTTTCTCCATCTCCATGCGCCCGTTAGCGCCAACAAACAATATCTCGATAGCCGGATCAATATTTTTTAAAGCATTGGCAATAGCAATAGCCGGGAAGATATGTCCTCCTGTTCCGCCACCACTTATTATTATTCTCTTTGCCATTTTTTTATAAACTCTAAAAACTAAATTCTAAACTCTAACCTATCAAAATCAATAATTCACTAATTAACCTCAGGCCGTCCTGATCTCCCCTACCACTACTTTTTTGGGTTCTTCAATATCGCGGCTTACCGATAATATGATACCAAACGCCACGCTGGTAAATAATATCGATGTACCACCCATGCTCACAAATGGTAGCGGTACACCTGTTACCGGACCTAAACCAACTGCCACGGCCATATTGGCAAATGCCTGTATGGTTAAGCTGAAACTTAAACCACAAGCCAGCAATGCCCCAAACGCTTTGGGAGCCTTCGTCACTATTTTTATACATCGGTATAGTAAAAACAGGTAAATGCCAATTAAGGCAAACCCGCCTACAAGTCCATACTCCTCAATAATAATGGCGTATATTTCGTCGGAGTAGGACTCTGGCAGATAATTTCTTTCGGTACTGTTACCCGGACCTTTGCCAAATATGCCGCCGCTGGCGATGGCTATCTTGGCATGGTCTGACTGGAACGACTTATCGGGTT encodes:
- the murC gene encoding UDP-N-acetylmuramate--L-alanine ligase; the protein is MDLHNIKRVYLIGIGGIGMSGLARYFHHLGCVVCGYDKTSTDLTNDLHNEGIQIIFDDRADWIPLSFQQLCDDTLVIYTPAVPKDSVILNYFKNKGFELFKRSQVLGLISKSSFTIAVAGTHGKTTTSTMVAHILKDSGNDCSAFLGGISSNYQSNVLYGKSNVMVVEADEYDRSFLTLFPDVAIITSMDADHLDIYGDHAHLTESFQLFASQIKSGGTLVHKKGLPLDTGYTYALNDAAADAHAANVRIENGDFYFDFVNADVTISNIRMGIAGTHNVENAVAAIEAVLRLDINTDAIKSALGSFKGVKRRFEYIVKTQQHIYIDDYAHHPEELRACISSVKKLYPNKKLTTIFQPHLYTRTRDFAEGFAEVLDMVDELIMLDIYPARELPIEGVNSEMLLNRMVLQNKRKLSKQEALDAVAHEKPELLLTVGAGDIDTLVHSLKEILSNE
- the murG gene encoding undecaprenyldiphospho-muramoylpentapeptide beta-N-acetylglucosaminyltransferase, translating into MAKRIIISGGGTGGHIFPAIAIANALKNIDPAIEILFVGANGRMEMEKVPAAGYRIIGLDIQGIQRKSVWKNVMFPIKLMNSVRRALKIIKDFKPDAAVGVGGYASGPLLYAASLKNIPYLIQEQNSYAGITNKWLGKNAKKICVAFDGMDKFFPAEKIIKTGNPIRRDSVNVAGKHMQALELFKLSAFKKTVLITGGSLGARTLNNSTAAGLDKLIAADVQVIWQTGKYYYKQIIEKLGEDHHPDVKIREFLTRMDLAYAAADIIISRAGAGTIAELCMVKKPVILVPSPNVAEDHQTKNALALVEEDAAIFLADRDAEEKLVDKAIELLNDRNLQKKLGTNIGKMAMPDADEVIARELLKITINNNN